The following coding sequences are from one Methanococcoides orientis window:
- a CDS encoding stage II sporulation protein M, producing the protein MDDTTTDGTSMDDATTDETSMNDTVLDDSDDPVFESKGAPVCESGLCNVHNYISGLIPEISLVVVLFILSGIAGYFYTALNPASSDIALEGLEGLVELIMSMTPLEIMLFIFFNNAIKSLMAFVLGLAFGLIPLLFVVSNGYILGVVTYLESQENGFTYIFLGILPHGIIELPMILISAAMGVRMGINVLNALAGRYVDIKGEFKKGINVFFRFIMPMLLLAAGIETFITPVIIGLYTGII; encoded by the coding sequence ATGGATGATACTACAACTGATGGGACTTCGATGGATGATGCTACAACTGATGAGACTTCGATGAACGATACTGTACTGGATGATTCCGATGATCCGGTCTTTGAAAGTAAGGGTGCACCTGTCTGTGAAAGTGGCTTGTGCAATGTGCACAACTACATTTCCGGATTGATACCTGAGATCTCCTTAGTTGTCGTGCTTTTCATATTATCTGGCATTGCCGGTTATTTCTACACCGCATTGAATCCTGCATCATCTGATATTGCTCTGGAGGGCCTGGAAGGGCTTGTTGAACTTATCATGAGCATGACTCCGTTAGAGATCATGCTGTTCATTTTCTTTAACAATGCGATCAAGAGCCTGATGGCATTTGTCCTGGGACTGGCCTTTGGTCTGATTCCCCTGTTGTTCGTGGTCTCCAATGGCTACATTCTTGGAGTTGTGACCTACCTTGAATCTCAGGAGAACGGGTTCACCTATATATTCCTGGGTATCCTGCCTCATGGCATCATTGAGCTTCCGATGATACTGATCTCAGCAGCCATGGGTGTGAGGATGGGTATCAATGTCCTGAATGCCCTTGCAGGCAGGTATGTAGATATTAAAGGTGAATTCAAGAAGGGGATAAATGTGTTCTTCCGCTTTATCATGCCTATGCTTTTGCTGGCAGCTGGAATTGAGACATTTATTACGCCTGTGATT